In Chthonomonas sp., a single genomic region encodes these proteins:
- a CDS encoding DnaJ domain-containing protein yields MPKNHYQTLGVLTTATETQIRVAYRKLAAQLHPDRNPSPEATEMFIEVNRAYEVLMDRAKRRAYDAELRAANAPKPRSQASRVQREADIPRPPKSGPAPDPRVRFANQSVKTATPEMLRLTSLLAKGRFLDAERLARKMLEQDPAHPIPYAVLGDVFRFKGELKKAAEMYSFAAQMSPGNAMYQQKHEQVLEAMTRAAVQVTPGAPSDAALANAAVAPVVVTILAACYVALGREPALFRGVPLIDTWTLGLVGMLLISGIVTGASLSLSRNLEPFVIQHGSALSRISPGFMIGAIAALNFWVAALLYFVIAVTQDSFNRTTSRTIGTTAGITLVLSLASAYSPGLAAEQTLLWGGNVIYTGLLCGWMFSDSLRA; encoded by the coding sequence GTGCCGAAGAATCACTACCAGACACTGGGTGTCCTGACAACCGCCACCGAAACTCAGATTCGGGTTGCGTATCGCAAGCTGGCGGCACAATTGCACCCGGATCGGAACCCATCGCCCGAGGCGACTGAGATGTTCATCGAGGTCAACCGGGCGTACGAGGTGTTGATGGATCGGGCAAAGCGCCGTGCCTACGACGCGGAACTCCGGGCGGCAAACGCCCCCAAACCCCGGTCTCAGGCAAGCCGGGTTCAGCGCGAGGCAGACATCCCGCGCCCGCCAAAGAGCGGCCCTGCGCCGGACCCACGGGTCCGATTTGCGAATCAGAGTGTCAAGACCGCGACCCCCGAGATGCTGCGACTAACGAGCCTCCTCGCAAAGGGTCGGTTTCTTGATGCCGAGCGGCTCGCGCGCAAGATGCTGGAGCAGGATCCGGCTCATCCGATTCCATACGCGGTGCTCGGCGATGTCTTCCGGTTCAAAGGCGAACTCAAGAAGGCAGCCGAGATGTACAGCTTCGCCGCTCAAATGTCTCCCGGCAATGCGATGTACCAGCAAAAGCACGAACAAGTGCTGGAGGCGATGACTCGGGCGGCGGTGCAGGTGACACCGGGTGCACCGTCGGACGCTGCGCTTGCCAATGCGGCGGTCGCGCCGGTCGTCGTCACCATCCTCGCTGCATGCTACGTTGCGCTCGGCCGCGAGCCAGCGCTCTTCCGCGGAGTCCCATTGATTGACACCTGGACGCTGGGACTCGTCGGCATGCTACTCATCTCCGGGATCGTCACGGGGGCCTCACTTTCGCTGTCGCGGAACCTTGAGCCGTTCGTGATCCAGCATGGCTCTGCACTAAGCCGCATCTCGCCCGGCTTTATGATCGGTGCAATCGCCGCGCTGAACTTTTGGGTGGCGGCGCTTTTGTACTTTGTGATCGCGGTCACGCAAGACTCCTTTAACCGAACGACATCGCGGACGATTGGGACCACCGCTGGCATCACCCTGGTCCTCTCGCTCGCGAGCGCGTACTCGCCGGGACTTGCCGCCGAGCAGACGCTACTGTGGGGCGGCAACGTGATCTACACGGGCCTGCTTTGCGGCTGGATGTTCAGCGACAGCCTCCGCGCTTAG
- a CDS encoding type II secretion system F family protein — protein MPIFEYQAIDPTGRPIRGTVHGSTLDAASRDLADRGYAVSEVHIAGDDRAPRPQPPTATSEASLPDGYTQRNAVVTEVLAPIFGRVGLAPFSFFFRQLGTMLDAGVNPRQALETLGRQSASPKLKSISKEMANYVEAGHPMSAAMQKYAEVFNPLTMSIVRAGEEGGFLAQAFTQIADYADREIALRNLIRRVTIYPKLVIAAAIVIFLAANEIIKSVAPQSPIRLTSPLTNIGVWIVLLPVLIGLFLFLRVGLHNPRIKYNWDLFLAYLPGIGKTVRQFSMAKFGRALGALYRAGVPIHRAFQLSADATGNEYLRAKMYHGLAPLQEGGGIAQTLRATGAFDEIVLNMADTGEQTGNLDGMLQKVSEYYEQEAETRATQLGWIFGVLCLLAVAVYVGYVYITNLAGIGGHYQEMVDTAMIWGG, from the coding sequence ATGCCCATCTTTGAATACCAAGCCATCGACCCCACTGGCCGTCCGATCCGCGGGACCGTCCACGGATCCACGCTTGATGCGGCATCGCGAGATCTTGCGGACAGAGGCTACGCGGTATCGGAAGTGCATATTGCCGGGGACGATCGAGCCCCGCGACCACAGCCCCCGACTGCGACCTCCGAAGCATCCCTGCCTGATGGCTATACCCAGCGTAACGCGGTCGTCACTGAGGTGCTTGCTCCCATTTTCGGCCGGGTCGGTCTCGCCCCGTTCTCCTTCTTTTTCCGTCAGCTGGGCACGATGCTGGACGCTGGCGTCAATCCGCGCCAGGCGCTGGAGACGCTCGGCCGTCAGTCAGCCTCGCCCAAGCTTAAGTCCATCAGCAAGGAGATGGCGAACTATGTCGAGGCAGGCCACCCGATGTCGGCTGCGATGCAGAAATACGCCGAGGTGTTCAACCCGCTGACCATGAGCATCGTCCGTGCGGGGGAAGAGGGTGGATTTCTTGCCCAGGCTTTCACCCAGATCGCCGACTACGCCGACCGAGAGATTGCGCTCCGCAATCTGATTCGACGGGTGACGATCTATCCCAAACTCGTGATCGCTGCGGCGATTGTCATCTTTCTAGCTGCGAATGAGATTATCAAGTCTGTAGCCCCTCAGTCGCCGATCCGGTTGACTTCTCCTCTCACGAACATCGGTGTTTGGATAGTGTTGCTGCCCGTTCTGATCGGCCTGTTCCTCTTCCTGCGCGTCGGCTTGCATAACCCCCGGATCAAGTACAACTGGGACCTGTTCCTGGCGTACCTGCCTGGCATAGGAAAGACCGTGCGCCAATTCTCGATGGCAAAGTTCGGGCGCGCTCTCGGAGCGCTGTACCGAGCTGGCGTGCCCATCCATCGCGCGTTTCAGCTGTCGGCGGACGCCACTGGCAATGAGTACTTGCGAGCGAAGATGTACCACGGCCTCGCCCCGCTGCAAGAAGGTGGTGGCATTGCTCAAACTCTTCGCGCGACAGGCGCGTTCGACGAAATCGTGCTCAACATGGCCGACACAGGCGAGCAAACCGGGAACTTGGACGGCATGCTGCAAAAGGTCAGCGAGTATTACGAACAAGAGGCCGAGACGCGGGCGACCCAGCTCGGCTGGATCTTCGGAGTCCTGTGCCTGCTGGCGGTCGCCGTCTACGTCGGATACGTCTACATCACCAATCTCGCCGGGATCGGCGGACACTACCAGGAAATGGTCGACACAGCCATGATCTGGGGAGGCTAG
- a CDS encoding type II secretion system F family protein, whose amino-acid sequence MQFEFEGTEHAGSPVRGVVDATSANHAVEILTQRGVLLKAVRPLTGMTSPRVVATASVSPAPVAQRNVFRFKTYGAGDAQVTGVEHVTRAEHAASKLLDEGKTPWSLVDSAGREWIDQHSRASDRQLHVLFAQLGDLLRAGFTPFDALSKLAQNCPFPAVTQSLTHASHWAAEGGRISDVLALYPGIYPPGLVGMMRASELGGFLPEGTNLIAEQSMRQLKFLKHFWVVAFAVVNMVLTLPLGLAFPRAMTQAYRATEADTGGSALTVIAKTLFDMMLFTVLPITIAVFAILWLIARWLLHPKRLPLRHRLTLKLPVIGRRATHESVGTLCWTLAKLSARGISPRQSWIACSEAVPNFELRTRLLSVANGMADSMTLSQAVAKSKVVAPEYALMVQTGELTGEVSQVFDRLSAISDQSREHSELAAKGLGCSLAMNLMILAAGIVLIVVVYWWFKTLPAQVLEGLEP is encoded by the coding sequence ATGCAGTTTGAGTTCGAAGGCACGGAGCATGCGGGGAGCCCGGTCCGTGGCGTCGTCGATGCCACGAGCGCAAACCATGCCGTCGAAATCCTGACCCAGCGGGGAGTGCTATTGAAAGCCGTGCGGCCGCTGACAGGCATGACTTCGCCCAGAGTTGTGGCGACCGCTTCAGTGTCTCCAGCTCCCGTTGCACAACGGAACGTGTTTCGTTTCAAGACTTACGGGGCGGGTGACGCCCAGGTTACTGGGGTGGAGCACGTCACCCGCGCCGAGCACGCAGCGTCCAAGCTTTTGGACGAGGGGAAGACTCCCTGGTCTTTGGTCGATTCTGCGGGACGTGAGTGGATTGATCAGCATTCGCGCGCTTCGGATCGGCAACTTCACGTGCTCTTTGCTCAGCTCGGGGACCTGCTCCGAGCCGGATTCACTCCCTTTGACGCGCTGAGCAAGCTCGCTCAGAACTGCCCGTTCCCTGCGGTGACACAAAGCCTCACCCACGCGAGTCATTGGGCAGCCGAGGGTGGCCGAATCAGCGATGTACTCGCCCTGTATCCTGGCATCTATCCGCCTGGCCTGGTTGGGATGATGCGCGCGTCCGAGTTGGGTGGGTTCTTGCCCGAGGGCACGAACCTCATTGCGGAGCAGTCAATGCGCCAGTTGAAGTTCCTGAAACACTTTTGGGTCGTGGCGTTCGCCGTGGTGAACATGGTCCTCACGCTGCCACTTGGACTCGCATTTCCGCGTGCGATGACCCAAGCCTACCGCGCCACTGAAGCGGACACGGGAGGTTCGGCGCTCACGGTGATCGCGAAGACGCTCTTCGACATGATGCTCTTTACGGTCCTCCCGATTACGATCGCGGTCTTTGCCATCCTGTGGCTCATCGCACGGTGGCTTCTGCATCCCAAGCGATTACCCCTACGGCATCGCCTGACGCTGAAGCTCCCGGTGATCGGCCGCCGGGCAACCCACGAGAGTGTGGGCACTCTGTGTTGGACCTTAGCGAAGCTGAGCGCGCGAGGCATATCGCCCCGACAGTCTTGGATCGCTTGCTCCGAGGCCGTCCCAAACTTCGAACTTAGAACGAGATTGCTTTCGGTGGCCAATGGGATGGCTGATAGCATGACTCTTAGCCAAGCCGTCGCCAAATCTAAGGTCGTCGCACCGGAGTACGCGCTTATGGTCCAGACTGGCGAACTCACCGGAGAAGTTTCTCAGGTTTTCGACCGACTAAGCGCGATCTCTGACCAGTCCCGAGAGCATAGCGAACTTGCCGCCAAGGGGCTCGGCTGTTCGCTGGCGATGAACTTGATGATTCTCGCCGCTGGCATTGTGCTGATCGTAGTGGTGTATTGGTGGTTCAAGACCCTTCCCGCGCAAGTGCTCGAAGGTCTGGAGCCGTAA
- the folK gene encoding 2-amino-4-hydroxy-6-hydroxymethyldihydropteridine diphosphokinase — protein MVPICIAIGANLGDAERTISAAVELLRGQFSSLQSSSIYASEPMYFTDQPSFMNAVCVAETDLSPLEAWRRLRQLELELGRTETFFMGPREIDLDLIAYGSLRYVFAFEDRSELIVPHPRATERRFVLEPVAEIDPRFVLPGCGVISDLLLNLTDPPIRLHTHAV, from the coding sequence GTGGTTCCCATCTGTATTGCCATCGGTGCGAATCTGGGTGACGCCGAGCGGACTATCTCGGCGGCGGTAGAGTTACTCCGAGGTCAGTTCTCCTCGCTCCAGAGCAGCTCGATTTACGCGTCTGAGCCCATGTACTTCACGGACCAGCCGAGCTTTATGAATGCTGTGTGCGTTGCGGAGACCGACCTTTCTCCTCTTGAAGCATGGCGTCGATTACGGCAGCTTGAGCTTGAGCTTGGCAGGACCGAGACGTTCTTCATGGGCCCACGCGAGATCGATCTCGATCTCATCGCCTACGGTTCATTGCGATATGTTTTCGCGTTCGAGGACCGCTCCGAACTCATCGTCCCCCACCCGCGTGCGACAGAGCGGCGATTCGTCCTAGAACCTGTCGCCGAGATTGACCCCCGATTCGTGCTACCGGGATGTGGGGTGATCTCGGACTTGCTACTCAACCTTACGGACCCGCCGATCCGTCTTCATACACATGCAGTTTGA
- a CDS encoding MerR family transcriptional regulator, with the protein MTKRTLRFYTTQGVVPRPLGSPKFARYGYDHLLSLLASRALQDQGLKLEQIKHELSDLSRGQVSRIESVVEDWLTRNEMPELSDSVREAIEAYEPKHESSIGGAMTRTLQLTPHSMLVMGANQPIQQELSAIMSALEILVKRAAR; encoded by the coding sequence ATGACCAAGCGCACGCTGCGCTTCTACACCACACAAGGGGTGGTGCCTCGTCCGCTCGGTTCGCCGAAGTTTGCTCGGTACGGCTACGACCATCTCCTCTCCCTTCTCGCCTCCCGCGCTCTGCAGGATCAGGGATTGAAGCTGGAGCAGATCAAGCACGAGCTCTCAGACCTCTCCCGTGGTCAGGTGTCGCGCATTGAATCGGTCGTGGAAGACTGGCTTACTCGCAACGAGATGCCCGAGCTTTCGGATTCGGTTCGAGAGGCCATCGAGGCCTACGAGCCCAAGCACGAGTCGAGTATCGGGGGTGCCATGACACGCACGCTGCAATTGACGCCGCATTCGATGCTGGTAATGGGTGCAAACCAACCGATTCAGCAGGAGCTCAGTGCCATCATGTCGGCGCTTGAAATCTTGGTCAAGAGAGCTGCGCGGTAA
- the fabG gene encoding 3-oxoacyl-[acyl-carrier-protein] reductase: protein MSLEGKLALVTGASRGIGREIALQLSRNGAQVACVATTLKNSQPTADLILQNGGKAHAFAADVSQPDQVEQLFADVAKTLGDPLVLVNNAGITRDTLLLRMKDEDWQRVLEVNLFGAFQTIRAASRAMMKARWGRIVNVASVIGLHGGAGQANYAASKAGLIGLTMSVARELGSRGITCNAVAPGFIETEMTQDLSAEMRENVVKSAPLGRLGTPEDIAPVVAFLASDAAGYITGQTLTVDGGLYL, encoded by the coding sequence ATGAGTCTGGAAGGAAAGTTAGCTCTGGTAACGGGCGCAAGCCGCGGCATCGGTCGCGAGATCGCCCTCCAACTGTCCCGGAACGGGGCACAGGTGGCATGCGTTGCGACGACGCTCAAGAACTCGCAACCTACGGCTGACCTCATTTTGCAGAACGGTGGCAAAGCACATGCGTTCGCCGCGGACGTGTCGCAGCCGGACCAAGTAGAACAGCTCTTTGCGGATGTGGCCAAGACGCTTGGAGATCCTCTCGTGCTCGTGAACAATGCTGGTATCACGCGCGACACGTTGCTGCTTCGCATGAAGGACGAGGATTGGCAGCGGGTGCTGGAGGTCAACCTCTTCGGGGCATTCCAGACGATCCGTGCCGCAAGCCGCGCCATGATGAAAGCGCGTTGGGGTCGCATCGTGAACGTCGCGAGCGTGATTGGGCTGCACGGAGGTGCAGGTCAGGCGAATTACGCAGCGAGCAAGGCCGGACTGATCGGTTTGACGATGAGCGTCGCGCGCGAGCTTGGAAGCCGCGGGATCACGTGCAACGCGGTCGCTCCCGGTTTCATTGAGACCGAGATGACCCAGGATTTGAGCGCCGAGATGCGGGAGAACGTGGTGAAGTCGGCTCCGCTCGGGCGGCTCGGTACGCCCGAGGACATTGCGCCGGTAGTCGCTTTCCTGGCTTCCGATGCGGCGGGATACATCACCGGGCAGACCCTCACGGTCGATGGCGGACTGTATCTTTAA
- the fabD gene encoding ACP S-malonyltransferase, with protein MVAITFPGQGSQRSGMGKELFEASSAAARIFERVSESTGRDMAKLCFESDEDQLRLTQNTQIALYTCSVAAWAALLERIDARAISFFAGHSVGEYAAVVASGALSVEDGARLVQRRGDLMAASGAVRTGGMAAVIGMSDADLATVCEESSNDTEVVVIANQNSPGQLVISGDLDAVSRASALASERGAKRVLPLNVSGAFHSPLMEESAAALAETFKTVSLQPMRTPVVCNVTAAPNSDSSQWPDLLTRQLKSQVLWQRSVERMVSEGVSLFVECGSGEVLTSLLKRISRDSDGAVVVDGATRDAAAESISSRGVKR; from the coding sequence ATGGTAGCGATCACATTTCCAGGCCAAGGCTCGCAGAGATCGGGCATGGGCAAAGAGCTGTTCGAAGCCTCCAGCGCGGCAGCCCGCATCTTCGAGCGGGTTTCCGAATCCACGGGTCGCGACATGGCCAAGCTCTGCTTTGAGTCGGACGAAGACCAATTGCGGCTCACCCAAAACACTCAGATCGCGCTTTACACGTGCAGTGTCGCGGCCTGGGCAGCGCTTCTCGAACGTATCGATGCGCGGGCGATCAGCTTCTTCGCCGGTCACAGCGTGGGCGAGTACGCGGCGGTCGTCGCTTCGGGCGCGCTCTCAGTCGAAGATGGCGCTCGGTTGGTCCAACGCCGCGGCGATCTCATGGCGGCGAGCGGAGCAGTGCGTACAGGCGGCATGGCGGCGGTGATCGGAATGTCCGACGCCGATCTGGCAACCGTCTGCGAAGAGTCTTCGAACGACACGGAAGTCGTTGTCATCGCCAACCAGAACAGTCCTGGACAATTGGTGATTTCCGGCGACCTCGACGCGGTCAGCCGAGCCAGTGCGCTCGCCAGCGAACGAGGCGCGAAGCGGGTACTCCCTCTCAATGTCAGCGGCGCGTTCCACAGTCCGCTCATGGAAGAGAGCGCGGCGGCGCTCGCCGAGACGTTCAAGACGGTGAGCCTTCAACCGATGCGCACCCCAGTCGTCTGCAACGTCACCGCCGCCCCCAACAGCGATTCGAGCCAGTGGCCGGACCTGCTCACCCGGCAACTGAAGAGCCAAGTCCTTTGGCAGCGCAGCGTCGAGCGGATGGTCTCTGAAGGCGTTTCGCTCTTCGTGGAGTGCGGGAGCGGGGAAGTGCTGACGTCGCTGCTTAAGCGGATCAGCCGCGACTCGGACGGTGCTGTGGTGGTGGATGGTGCGACTCGGGATGCGGCCGCCGAATCAATCTCGTCGCGTGGGGTGAAGAGATGA
- a CDS encoding DegT/DnrJ/EryC1/StrS family aminotransferase: protein MRVPFLDIPAQHNEVASETESAVLDILRTGAYVVGTHNRELENEIATLHGCEYGIALNSGTDALRIAMQAADIGPGDEVITTAFTFVATIEAILQVGARPVFVDIDPVSFQMDPALIQSAISDRTKALCPVHLFGQMCDMSVIKPLADQHGLLVIEDAAQAILSHHHGTYAGNFGIAAGFSFYVTKNLGAAGDGGLVLTNSEEMNQRCRSLRIHGMGKERYYYDSIGYTSRMAEIQAAVLRHKLTRLEAWTARRQEIAAKYNAAFEDSSVVAPKTLEGNNHTWHQYTLRSTKRDQLQAHLKGLEIDSMIYYPVPLHFHEPYKFLGYGLGDLPETECAALEVLSLPIHQHLTEAQIDHVIASVLKFS from the coding sequence TTGCGCGTACCTTTTCTCGATATTCCCGCTCAGCACAACGAGGTGGCGAGCGAAACGGAATCTGCGGTCCTCGACATTCTCCGCACCGGCGCATACGTCGTCGGCACGCACAATCGCGAACTCGAAAATGAGATCGCCACGTTACACGGGTGCGAGTACGGCATCGCGCTGAACAGCGGCACCGACGCCCTCCGTATCGCCATGCAAGCGGCCGACATTGGCCCCGGCGACGAGGTGATCACCACCGCGTTTACATTTGTAGCGACAATCGAGGCGATCCTACAAGTAGGTGCACGACCGGTGTTCGTGGATATCGATCCGGTCAGTTTCCAGATGGATCCCGCATTGATCCAATCAGCGATCTCGGATCGGACCAAGGCCCTGTGCCCGGTCCACCTGTTCGGCCAGATGTGCGATATGTCGGTGATCAAGCCGCTCGCCGATCAGCACGGTTTGCTCGTCATCGAGGATGCAGCGCAAGCGATTCTTTCGCACCACCACGGCACCTATGCGGGCAACTTCGGGATCGCGGCAGGATTCAGCTTCTACGTAACCAAGAACCTCGGCGCGGCGGGGGATGGCGGACTGGTCCTCACCAACTCCGAGGAGATGAACCAGCGCTGCCGATCCCTGCGCATCCACGGTATGGGCAAGGAGCGGTACTACTACGACTCCATCGGCTACACCAGCCGTATGGCCGAGATCCAGGCAGCGGTGCTGCGGCACAAACTGACCCGACTGGAGGCATGGACCGCGCGACGCCAAGAGATCGCGGCAAAGTACAACGCCGCCTTCGAAGACAGTTCCGTCGTCGCGCCTAAGACCTTGGAAGGAAACAACCACACCTGGCACCAGTACACCTTGCGTTCAACCAAGCGCGACCAGTTGCAGGCGCACTTGAAGGGACTGGAGATCGACTCGATGATTTACTATCCGGTCCCGCTGCACTTCCATGAGCCGTACAAGTTCCTTGGATACGGCCTCGGCGACCTGCCCGAGACCGAGTGCGCCGCGCTGGAAGTCCTGAGCCTGCCCATCCATCAGCACCTGACCGAAGCGCAGATCGATCACGTCATCGCTTCGGTACTGAAGTTCAGCTAA
- the uvrA gene encoding excinuclease ABC subunit UvrA encodes MAQDKIVVVGARENNLKNITVEIPRDKLVVITGLSGSGKSSLAFDTIYAEGQRRYVESLSAYARQFLGQMDKPDVDHVDGLSPAISIDQKSASKNPRSTVGTVTEIYDYLRILFARVGIPHCPNDGTAIERQSTDQITEATLSLPEGTRLQVLAPLVRGRKGEYKSVIQDAQRAGYVRVRVDGQSYEVTDDIPMDRYKQHTIEVVVDRLVMKEGIDRRLTDSIEAALKMAKGLVCLSYQFSDPVPDVIRKTAVPGPDGWFDELFSEAYACALCGFSMPAMEPRMFSFNSPYGACPDCTGLGTKTEFDPMLIAPDMNKIVRDGAIAPFVYKSGETKDWWPDVLDAVGKTVGFDARARLRDLEPAHLDAIWNGLPDPIRVTMRYGSRERTFNYTWDGVLAVLRKRFDQTESEWVKNDLSQYMSTKPCPTCHGKRLKPEVLAVRVAENDMSQVTTMSVDDAVEFFEGLAGKLNERQLVIAERAVKEIGKRLRFLKDVGLGYLTLDRNARTLAGGEAQRIRLATQIGSGLMGCLYILDEPSIGLHQRDNRRLIDTLVRLRDLGNTVLVVEHDEDTMLAADWLIDMGPGAGEHGGYVVNQGPVDEFLKHDSPTARYLSGSDRIEVPSDRRKPRTPDPLTLPKVVAAMVAEGGSDYEPSASATTRKPRATKRVKK; translated from the coding sequence ATGGCGCAGGATAAAATCGTGGTCGTCGGGGCCCGAGAGAATAACCTCAAGAACATCACGGTGGAAATCCCGCGCGACAAGCTCGTGGTCATTACCGGCCTGAGCGGCAGCGGCAAGTCCAGCCTGGCTTTCGATACCATTTATGCCGAGGGCCAGCGCCGGTACGTCGAGAGTCTGAGTGCGTACGCGCGCCAGTTCTTGGGCCAGATGGATAAGCCCGATGTGGACCACGTGGATGGACTCTCGCCCGCCATCTCGATCGACCAAAAGAGCGCGAGCAAGAACCCACGATCCACCGTCGGCACCGTGACCGAGATCTACGACTACTTGCGCATCCTCTTCGCGCGCGTCGGAATCCCCCACTGCCCCAATGACGGGACGGCCATCGAGCGGCAATCCACCGACCAGATCACCGAGGCCACGCTTTCTCTGCCCGAGGGCACACGGCTGCAGGTCCTTGCTCCGCTCGTCCGCGGCCGGAAAGGCGAGTACAAGTCGGTCATTCAGGACGCCCAGCGTGCCGGCTACGTTCGAGTCCGGGTCGACGGCCAAAGCTACGAAGTCACCGACGACATCCCGATGGACCGGTACAAGCAGCACACGATTGAGGTCGTCGTGGACCGACTGGTGATGAAAGAGGGGATCGACCGCCGTCTGACCGACTCGATCGAGGCCGCACTGAAGATGGCCAAGGGACTCGTCTGCCTCAGCTACCAGTTTTCGGATCCTGTCCCCGACGTCATCCGTAAGACGGCCGTGCCGGGCCCAGACGGATGGTTTGACGAACTGTTCTCCGAGGCGTACGCGTGCGCGCTGTGCGGTTTCAGCATGCCTGCGATGGAGCCGCGCATGTTCTCGTTCAACTCGCCGTACGGCGCATGCCCTGACTGCACGGGCCTAGGCACCAAGACCGAGTTCGACCCAATGCTGATCGCGCCGGACATGAACAAGATCGTACGGGATGGAGCGATCGCACCGTTCGTGTACAAGTCGGGCGAGACCAAAGACTGGTGGCCCGATGTGCTGGACGCAGTCGGCAAAACGGTCGGTTTTGACGCCCGCGCACGACTGCGCGACCTAGAACCGGCGCATCTCGACGCCATCTGGAACGGTCTCCCCGACCCGATTAGGGTCACGATGCGCTACGGCTCGCGCGAGCGCACCTTCAACTACACATGGGATGGCGTGCTGGCGGTCCTCCGAAAGCGGTTTGACCAGACCGAGAGTGAGTGGGTCAAGAACGACTTGTCGCAGTACATGAGCACCAAGCCGTGTCCGACCTGCCATGGCAAGCGCCTGAAGCCCGAAGTCCTCGCAGTACGCGTCGCCGAGAACGACATGAGCCAGGTGACGACCATGTCCGTGGACGATGCCGTGGAGTTCTTCGAGGGTCTCGCGGGCAAGCTGAACGAGCGTCAGTTGGTCATCGCCGAGCGTGCGGTGAAGGAGATCGGCAAGCGACTGCGCTTCCTCAAGGATGTTGGCCTCGGCTACCTCACGCTGGATCGCAACGCCCGGACCCTCGCGGGCGGCGAAGCCCAGCGGATTCGGCTCGCGACGCAGATCGGCAGCGGACTGATGGGATGTCTTTACATCTTGGACGAGCCGAGCATCGGTCTCCACCAGCGCGACAATCGGAGACTGATCGACACCTTGGTGCGGCTGCGGGACCTTGGAAACACCGTGCTCGTCGTCGAGCACGACGAAGACACGATGCTCGCCGCCGACTGGCTCATCGACATGGGTCCCGGCGCAGGCGAACATGGCGGCTACGTGGTGAACCAAGGACCAGTAGACGAGTTCCTCAAGCACGATTCACCAACCGCGCGGTACCTGTCCGGCAGCGATCGCATCGAAGTTCCCTCGGACCGACGTAAGCCTCGCACGCCCGATCCACTCACACTCCCTAAGGTTGTCGCTGCGATGGTCGCCGAGGGAGGGAGCGACTACGAGCCGAGCGCGTCAGCAACAACCCGCAAACCGAGAGCCACCAAGCGCGTCAAGAAATGA
- the dapF gene encoding diaminopimelate epimerase, whose product MRSVHFWKYQSVGNDFVLVMADAVVRLQTRGVAIETLCTATCDRNYGIGSDGLLVLEQRDNGLFLRMFNPDGSEDFCGNGIRCAAALARSQGWVQDRFPIEHFGREVSVELLPDGRIATTLEPASFDPHQVPILSDRELFLGEIEAAGKVWVASAISTGTAHLVIPIATPLSDADFARVSPELEHHPLFPERTSIMWAQEIAPAHLKLRIWERGAGETLGCGTGSVASAIHWMRINGQGGEVTVENPGGTLLVSADSWQSAPVVTGEAFETFQGDLTPSFLDALGGSRFAGCC is encoded by the coding sequence ATGAGATCCGTGCACTTCTGGAAGTACCAATCCGTCGGGAACGACTTCGTACTCGTGATGGCGGACGCGGTGGTTCGGCTGCAGACGCGTGGGGTCGCGATTGAAACTCTGTGCACTGCGACGTGCGATCGGAACTACGGGATCGGTTCCGATGGTCTGCTTGTTCTGGAGCAGCGGGACAACGGGCTGTTCCTGCGCATGTTCAACCCGGATGGGAGCGAAGACTTCTGCGGCAACGGGATACGCTGCGCGGCGGCTCTCGCGAGGAGTCAGGGGTGGGTACAGGATCGGTTCCCGATCGAGCACTTCGGGCGCGAGGTGTCGGTCGAGCTGCTACCCGATGGCCGTATCGCGACCACTCTCGAACCAGCTTCGTTCGATCCGCACCAGGTGCCCATCCTCTCGGACCGAGAACTGTTCCTGGGCGAGATCGAGGCGGCGGGAAAGGTCTGGGTGGCATCCGCGATTTCAACGGGAACGGCCCATCTGGTCATCCCAATTGCCACGCCGCTGAGCGATGCCGACTTTGCACGGGTTTCGCCTGAGTTGGAGCATCACCCACTGTTTCCTGAGAGGACGTCGATCATGTGGGCACAAGAGATCGCGCCTGCGCACCTCAAGCTCAGGATCTGGGAGCGCGGAGCAGGCGAGACTCTTGGGTGCGGCACGGGCTCGGTGGCGTCCGCGATCCATTGGATGCGGATCAATGGGCAGGGCGGCGAAGTGACGGTCGAGAACCCGGGCGGGACGCTGCTCGTCTCTGCCGATTCGTGGCAGTCCGCGCCCGTGGTCACCGGTGAGGCGTTCGAGACGTTCCAGGGCGACCTTACACCGTCATTTCTTGACGCGCTTGGTGGCTCTCGGTTTGCGGGTTGTTGCTGA